One window of Fusobacterium sp. SYSU M8D902 genomic DNA carries:
- the lpxK gene encoding tetraacyldisaccharide 4'-kinase has translation MRILSYIYYLITSFRNFLFDKEILPIKRVDGVEVICIGNITVGGTGKTPAVQYFVKRLQKMGRKVAVVSRGYRGKRKREPLLVSDGFQIFATPRESGDEPFIHALNLKVPIIVSSNRYKACMFAKKHFDVDTIVLDDGFQHRKLYRDRDIVLIDATNPFGWGELLPKGMLREDFKKGAQRASEFIITKSDLVSEREVERIKKYLKKKLGKEVSTAKHGVTSLCDLKGNQKPLFWVKGKRVLLFSGLANPLNFEKTVISLEPSYIERVDFMDHHNFKKKDIELIQRRADSMKASFIIMTEKDLVKLPTDMPMENFFVLKIEFKLLEDNSLKGIGGNKENAI, from the coding sequence ATGAGGATATTATCATATATATATTATCTCATCACCTCTTTTAGGAATTTTCTCTTTGATAAAGAGATACTTCCCATAAAAAGAGTTGACGGAGTAGAAGTTATCTGTATAGGAAATATAACGGTAGGGGGTACTGGTAAAACCCCTGCTGTACAATACTTTGTTAAAAGACTACAAAAAATGGGAAGAAAAGTAGCTGTGGTTTCTAGAGGATATAGAGGTAAAAGAAAGAGAGAACCACTTCTGGTCAGTGATGGTTTTCAAATATTTGCAACCCCTAGAGAGAGTGGAGATGAGCCATTTATCCACGCTTTAAACCTCAAAGTTCCCATAATTGTTAGCTCAAATAGATATAAGGCTTGTATGTTTGCTAAAAAACATTTTGATGTTGATACCATTGTACTAGATGATGGATTTCAACATAGAAAACTCTATCGTGATAGAGATATTGTCCTTATTGATGCTACAAATCCTTTTGGTTGGGGGGAACTTCTTCCTAAAGGTATGTTAAGAGAGGATTTTAAAAAGGGAGCACAGAGAGCTTCTGAATTTATAATTACAAAATCTGATTTAGTTAGTGAAAGAGAAGTTGAAAGAATAAAAAAATATTTAAAGAAAAAGTTAGGTAAAGAAGTTTCCACTGCTAAACATGGAGTTACATCTCTTTGTGATCTAAAAGGAAATCAAAAGCCTTTGTTTTGGGTAAAGGGAAAAAGAGTTTTACTATTTTCTGGTCTAGCAAATCCTTTAAATTTTGAAAAAACTGTGATCTCTCTTGAACCTTCTTACATAGAGAGAGTGGATTTTATGGATCATCACAATTTTAAAAAGAAGGATATTGAACTTATACAAAGACGTGCTGACAGTATGAAAGCATCTTTTATAATTATGACAGAAAAAGATCTTGTTAAGTTACCTACTGATATGCCTATGGAAAACTTTTTTGTACTTAAAATAGAATTTAAACTGTTGGAGGATAATAGTTTAAAAGGAATTGGAGGAAATAAAGAAAATGCAATTTGA
- a CDS encoding PTS sugar transporter subunit IIA produces MLQYLNSKLITYIEGNPTKEEALKMLVELIKKNSDALNDENNFYENILAREELGSTGIGQGIAIPHARSEKIKKLIVAIGLLKNGVDFNSLDGEKVKLIILVGSPKGQNREYLSLVSELMRTFRNEKLRENVICTNNYQELLEAIAELK; encoded by the coding sequence ATGTTACAATATTTAAACAGTAAACTAATAACTTATATTGAAGGGAATCCTACTAAAGAAGAGGCTTTAAAAATGTTAGTTGAGCTTATTAAAAAAAATAGTGATGCTCTCAATGATGAGAATAATTTTTATGAAAATATATTGGCTAGGGAAGAGTTAGGAAGTACTGGTATTGGGCAGGGAATTGCAATCCCTCACGCAAGAAGTGAAAAGATAAAAAAATTAATTGTAGCTATTGGACTACTTAAAAATGGTGTAGATTTTAACTCATTAGATGGAGAAAAGGTTAAACTAATAATTCTAGTCGGATCTCCAAAAGGACAAAATAGAGAGTATCTCTCTTTGGTTTCTGAGCTGATGAGAACATTTAGAAATGAGAAGTTGAGAGAAAATGTCATCTGCACTAATAATTATCAAGAGCTTTTAGAAGCTATTGCGGAGTTAAAATGA
- the nadD gene encoding nicotinate (nicotinamide) nucleotide adenylyltransferase encodes MKIGIYGGSFNPIHNAHIEIVKFVLDKLKLDKIIIIPVGTASHRDDIVVEGKLRMKMCELAFENAKNISVSDIEINEHKVSYTIDTLYKIISLYGEENEFFEIIGEDSANYFSTWKEYEKILELSKVVVFRREGYSSDISHKNLIYLDTPLYDISSTMIRKKIHNNEDISKLVPEKVANFIKENSLY; translated from the coding sequence ATGAAAATAGGAATCTATGGTGGTAGCTTTAATCCAATTCACAATGCTCATATAGAGATTGTTAAATTTGTATTAGATAAACTTAAACTTGATAAAATAATTATAATTCCTGTTGGAACAGCATCACATAGAGATGATATAGTAGTTGAAGGAAAACTTAGAATGAAAATGTGTGAATTAGCCTTTGAAAATGCAAAAAATATATCAGTATCTGATATTGAGATAAATGAGCATAAAGTTTCATATACCATTGATACACTTTATAAAATTATCTCTCTATATGGTGAAGAAAATGAGTTTTTTGAGATTATTGGCGAGGATTCTGCTAACTATTTCTCAACTTGGAAAGAGTATGAGAAAATTTTAGAACTCAGTAAAGTAGTGGTATTTAGAAGAGAGGGATACTCTAGTGATATAAGTCATAAAAATCTTATCTATCTCGATACTCCTCTCTATGATATATCATCTACTATGATTAGAAAAAAAATACATAACAATGAGGATATTTCTAAACTAGTTCCTGAAAAGGTAGCTAATTTTATAAAAGAGAATTCTCTATATTAA
- a CDS encoding GntR family transcriptional regulator — MDFKITEKIKGESSKQYTYRILKDSIMNLSLKPGEALSEIEISQALNVSRTPVREAIVKLKEEKLINVFPQKGSLVSKMNLKLIEEAVFLREICDKEMLKMVCSRKNNDSLIKELRKNLEYQKIIVEFEEDIYEFFRLDNKFHEIIYEFCNKLNIWKAIKKLSTHYDRLRLFDVIEKKNLRDILVQHEKIIDILEKNSFESIDDMVTEHLFNFKEMLGIFIEKCPNYFEK; from the coding sequence ATGGATTTTAAAATAACAGAGAAAATTAAAGGAGAAAGTAGCAAACAGTATACTTATCGAATTTTGAAAGATAGTATTATGAATCTATCTTTAAAGCCTGGAGAAGCTCTCAGTGAAATAGAGATCAGTCAAGCTTTAAATGTTAGTAGAACTCCTGTAAGAGAAGCAATTGTAAAATTAAAAGAAGAAAAATTGATTAATGTTTTTCCTCAAAAAGGATCGCTAGTCTCAAAAATGAATTTAAAGCTTATAGAAGAAGCTGTATTTTTAAGAGAAATTTGCGATAAAGAGATGCTTAAAATGGTATGCTCTAGAAAAAATAATGATTCTTTAATTAAAGAATTAAGAAAAAATTTAGAATATCAAAAAATAATTGTAGAATTTGAAGAAGATATATATGAGTTTTTTAGATTAGATAACAAATTCCATGAAATTATATATGAATTTTGTAATAAATTGAATATTTGGAAAGCAATTAAAAAACTAAGTACTCATTATGATAGATTACGACTTTTCGACGTTATTGAAAAAAAGAATCTTAGAGACATACTAGTTCAACATGAAAAAATAATAGATATTCTAGAAAAAAACAGTTTTGAATCTATTGATGATATGGTTACAGAACACTTATTTAATTTTAAAGAGATGTTGGGAATATTTATTGAAAAATGCCCAAACTATTTTGAAAAATAA
- a CDS encoding AEC family transporter, producing the protein MLDIIFEKLLPIILFFIIGYILKILKILSKEEASILLKLIFYLTNPAVIILSVSSMKISKTLIYYPISAIFIHCIMIFLGFFISKLINLSENERKIFRGGTLIMNMTFILPFFIMFFGEKNVYLLSLFDAGNLIMVTTVVYSIFITTKNDDIKEKILKILKSPLIIALAIGVIINITGFKIPLGIKITLQQIANITGVLIMIALGAYFTPKFTRLKLSLIIIGLKIGGILVVGTLIGRLLPLDEMGRTIILLGALSPIGNNILTYVFITDGDMDLAINVVSLSIILSFINVSLLLIFR; encoded by the coding sequence GTGTTAGATATAATCTTTGAAAAATTATTACCTATAATATTATTTTTTATTATTGGTTATATATTAAAAATATTAAAAATCTTATCAAAAGAAGAGGCTTCTATCTTATTAAAGTTAATTTTCTATTTAACAAATCCTGCAGTAATTATTCTATCTGTAAGTTCAATGAAAATTTCTAAAACTTTAATATACTATCCAATTTCAGCTATTTTTATTCATTGTATTATGATTTTTTTAGGTTTTTTTATTTCAAAACTTATAAATCTAAGTGAAAATGAACGAAAAATATTTAGAGGTGGAACACTTATAATGAATATGACTTTTATTCTCCCCTTTTTTATAATGTTCTTCGGTGAAAAAAACGTTTATCTCCTTTCTCTTTTTGATGCTGGAAATTTAATAATGGTTACAACAGTAGTATATTCCATATTTATTACTACAAAAAACGACGATATTAAAGAGAAAATTCTCAAAATTCTTAAATCTCCTTTAATAATAGCTTTAGCCATAGGAGTTATTATTAATATCACTGGATTTAAAATTCCACTTGGAATTAAAATAACTCTTCAACAAATTGCAAATATCACTGGTGTTTTAATAATGATAGCTCTTGGAGCATATTTTACACCAAAATTTACTAGATTGAAATTAAGTTTAATTATAATAGGATTAAAAATTGGTGGAATTCTAGTTGTTGGAACACTTATAGGAAGGTTGCTTCCTCTAGATGAGATGGGAAGAACTATTATTTTATTAGGGGCTCTTTCTCCTATTGGAAACAATATATTAACCTATGTTTTTATAACTGACGGAGATATGGATTTAGCTATAAATGTAGTTTCTCTTTCAATAATTTTAAGCTTTATAAATGTATCATTACTTTTAATATTTAGATAA
- the uxaC gene encoding glucuronate isomerase: MYKFMDEDFLLKTEVGKKLYHDYAKNMPIFDYHCHLNPKEISENKNYKNLTEIWLAGDHYKWRAMRSNGIDEKYITGDADDFDKFMAFVNTIEYCFGNPLYHWSHLELKRFFGIDLVINKKNAKEIWDRTNALLNTPEFTTKELIKKSNVTALCTTDDPIDSLEYHLEISEDKEFGVKVLPTFRPDKVLGIEKIGFKDYINKLSEVSNMKIDSFEKLVEALKIRIKFFVERGCLVTDHSLEEPFFQLATKEEVEEVFKKSLEEKEVNKKEIEMYKTAIFLELAREYKKYDLGMQLHMGAQRNNNTRMFEKLGADIGMDSIGDNNYAYSLSRLLDELEKTMELPKTILYCLNPKDNEVLGTMIGNFQCGEMPGKMQFGSGWWFLDQKNGMINQMTTLSCLGLLRRFIGMLTDSRSFISYTRHEYFRRIMCNLIGTWVEEGEIPYDLEILEPMIKEICYLNAKNYFKLKD, encoded by the coding sequence ATGTATAAATTTATGGATGAAGATTTCCTTTTAAAAACAGAAGTTGGTAAAAAGTTATATCATGATTATGCAAAAAATATGCCCATTTTTGATTATCATTGTCACTTAAATCCTAAAGAAATTTCTGAGAATAAAAATTATAAAAATTTGACTGAAATTTGGCTTGCTGGAGATCATTATAAGTGGAGAGCTATGAGAAGTAATGGAATAGATGAGAAATATATCACTGGAGATGCAGATGATTTTGATAAGTTTATGGCTTTTGTAAATACTATTGAATATTGCTTTGGAAATCCATTATACCATTGGTCTCATTTAGAATTAAAAAGATTTTTTGGAATAGATCTAGTAATAAATAAAAAAAATGCAAAGGAGATTTGGGATAGAACAAATGCATTATTAAATACTCCAGAATTTACAACAAAAGAACTAATAAAAAAATCAAATGTAACAGCTTTATGCACTACAGATGATCCTATTGACTCTCTTGAATATCATCTTGAGATTTCAGAAGATAAAGAATTTGGTGTAAAAGTACTACCAACTTTTAGACCAGATAAAGTTTTAGGAATAGAAAAAATTGGTTTTAAAGATTACATAAACAAGCTTTCAGAAGTTTCAAATATGAAAATAGATTCTTTTGAAAAATTGGTAGAAGCATTAAAAATTAGAATTAAATTCTTTGTAGAAAGAGGTTGCTTAGTAACAGATCACAGTCTTGAAGAACCTTTCTTCCAATTAGCTACAAAAGAGGAAGTAGAGGAAGTATTTAAAAAGTCTTTAGAAGAAAAAGAAGTAAATAAAAAAGAGATAGAAATGTATAAAACTGCTATATTCTTAGAGTTAGCTAGAGAGTATAAAAAATATGATTTAGGAATGCAGTTACATATGGGAGCTCAAAGAAATAATAACACAAGAATGTTTGAAAAATTAGGAGCAGATATTGGAATGGACTCTATAGGAGATAATAACTATGCTTATTCTCTTTCTAGATTATTGGATGAGTTGGAAAAAACTATGGAATTACCGAAAACAATATTATACTGTTTAAATCCTAAAGATAATGAAGTGTTAGGAACTATGATCGGAAATTTCCAATGTGGAGAAATGCCAGGTAAAATGCAATTTGGTTCAGGTTGGTGGTTCTTAGATCAAAAAAATGGAATGATAAATCAAATGACTACACTATCTTGTTTAGGATTATTAAGAAGATTTATAGGAATGCTAACTGACTCTAGAAGTTTTATATCTTACACAAGGCATGAATATTTTAGAAGAATAATGTGCAATTTAATAGGAACTTGGGTAGAAGAGGGTGAAATTCCTTATGATTTAGAAATCCTAGAACCAATGATCAAAGAAATTTGTTATTTAAATGCAAAAAATTACTTTAAACTAAAAGATTAA
- the uxuA gene encoding mannonate dehydratase — protein MKLSFRWYGDTDPVTLQYIKQIPTMHSIVTAIYDVPVGEVWKMEKIQVLKEKVEKAGLKFEVIESVPVHEDIKLGLPTREKYIENYKKNIENLAKAGVKVICYNFMPVFDWTRSQLDKELEDGSTTLVYYKDQVDKLDPLNAELSLPGWDSSYTKEEMATLFAKYKEIGEEGLWENLKYFLEQIIPVAEINDIKMAIHPDDPPWSIFGLPRIITKEENIDRFLNLVDSKYNGLTLCTGSLGCANFNDMPKLVDKYSAMGRIHFMHVRNVKLLNDGVSFEESAHYSGCGSLDIVEIMRVLSKNNFDGYLRPDHGRMIWGETGKPGYGLYDRALGASYITGIWETLTKLNK, from the coding sequence ATGAAATTATCATTTAGATGGTATGGAGATACAGACCCTGTAACTCTACAGTATATTAAACAAATCCCAACTATGCATAGTATAGTAACAGCTATATATGATGTTCCTGTTGGAGAAGTATGGAAAATGGAGAAAATTCAAGTTTTAAAAGAAAAAGTAGAAAAAGCTGGATTAAAATTTGAAGTAATTGAAAGTGTTCCAGTTCATGAAGATATTAAATTAGGACTTCCTACAAGAGAAAAATATATTGAGAATTACAAAAAAAATATTGAAAACCTAGCAAAAGCAGGAGTAAAAGTTATTTGTTACAACTTCATGCCTGTATTTGACTGGACAAGATCTCAATTAGATAAAGAGTTAGAAGATGGTTCTACAACATTGGTTTATTATAAGGATCAAGTTGATAAATTAGATCCATTAAATGCTGAACTATCTCTACCTGGATGGGATTCAAGTTATACTAAAGAAGAGATGGCAACTCTATTTGCTAAGTATAAAGAGATTGGAGAAGAAGGACTTTGGGAAAACTTAAAATACTTCTTAGAGCAAATCATTCCAGTAGCTGAGATAAATGATATCAAAATGGCTATTCACCCTGACGATCCACCTTGGTCTATATTTGGATTACCAAGAATTATAACTAAAGAGGAAAACATAGACAGATTCTTAAATTTAGTTGATAGTAAGTACAATGGATTAACTTTATGTACTGGTTCTTTAGGATGTGCAAACTTCAATGATATGCCAAAATTAGTAGATAAATATAGTGCTATGGGAAGAATACATTTTATGCATGTTAGAAATGTAAAACTTCTAAATGATGGAGTAAGTTTTGAAGAGTCAGCTCATTATTCTGGTTGTGGATCTTTAGATATTGTTGAAATTATGAGAGTTCTATCTAAAAATAATTTTGATGGATACTTAAGACCAGACCACGGAAGAATGATTTGGGGAGAAACAGGTAAACCAGGTTATGGGCTATATGATAGAGCCTTAGGAGCAAGTTATATAACTGGAATTTGGGAAACTTTGACAAAACTAAATAAATAG